Proteins encoded by one window of Kineosporia sp. NBRC 101731:
- a CDS encoding sterol carrier family protein, which yields MVVRRRKIDVEVGRGDLQAWVADPTGVPRPTLASAVRFTLEEIAARAPGPTTEVRVPPFGAVQCMDGPRHTRGTPPNVVETDPQTWLELVTGHLTWAEAAHRGRVRASGSRADLSSLLPLGGLVAGGAQ from the coding sequence GTGGTGGTGAGACGGCGCAAGATTGATGTCGAGGTGGGGCGGGGCGACCTGCAGGCCTGGGTGGCCGATCCGACCGGTGTTCCCCGGCCGACCCTGGCCAGTGCGGTGCGTTTCACGCTGGAGGAGATCGCCGCCCGGGCGCCCGGGCCGACCACCGAGGTGCGCGTGCCGCCGTTCGGGGCGGTGCAGTGCATGGACGGGCCGCGGCACACCCGGGGCACGCCGCCGAATGTTGTGGAGACCGACCCGCAGACCTGGCTGGAACTCGTCACCGGACATCTGACCTGGGCCGAGGCGGCTCATCGGGGCCGGGTGAGGGCCAGCGGCAGCCGGGCCGATCTGTCCTCACTGCTACCGCTGGGCGGTCTCGTCGCCGGGGGTGCGCAATAG